One Campylobacterota bacterium DNA segment encodes these proteins:
- a CDS encoding tRNA (cytidine(34)-2'-O)-methyltransferase, which produces MFNIVLVTPQIPNNTGAIGRLCVNTASTLHLVKPLGFDISEKALRRAGMDYWHKLDLKVWESLDEFLEAHPERDRFFLATTKTDRPYFDIQFLPGDYLIFGSETSGLPSEMLESFREQTLTIPMAKEGRSLNLAISSGIILYEAIKQNFDAYTELM; this is translated from the coding sequence ATGTTCAATATCGTCCTTGTTACCCCGCAGATCCCCAACAACACGGGCGCCATTGGACGCCTGTGCGTCAACACCGCTTCAACCCTCCATCTCGTCAAACCGCTGGGATTCGATATCAGTGAAAAGGCACTTCGCCGGGCCGGGATGGATTACTGGCACAAACTTGATCTCAAAGTCTGGGAATCGCTCGATGAATTTTTGGAAGCGCATCCCGAGCGCGATCGGTTTTTCCTCGCGACGACGAAAACCGATCGCCCTTATTTCGACATCCAGTTCCTGCCGGGAGATTATTTGATATTCGGAAGCGAAACTTCGGGGCTGCCGTCTGAGATGCTGGAATCTTTTCGGGAACAGACCCTGACCATTCCGATGGCGAAAGAGGGGAGAAGCCTGAACCTGGCGATCAGTTCGGGTATCATATTATACGAAGCGATCAAACAGAATTTTGACGCGTACACGGAGCTGATGTAA